The genomic window TAGTACGAATTGCGTTGATATATCTAACTGTCACATCTATTTATCTACTTTTCTTAGATCATTTACCTACTTACAGcgcaatggtggtctatgtttgATTTATCTGCACCTACACTGACGATGCTTGCCAAGCGCCTAGTGTCTCagtgcgcttcatctagtgggtgtgagaggaactggagcATATTTGCATTTATCCACATGAAAGTTTGCAACTGATTAAGCTAAAAGAAGCTTCATAAGTTGGTAAATGTAAACTACAACCTGAAAATACGGAATAATATGGATGCAGGCATCAGATTAACTATTGATGATGATTcatttcagcggcttatggagctcacattgaatgaggaGAACAATCCACTCCAGGACTGGATGGAGATCGGTAGATCAAATGCTACCCTAGAGCTTGATGAGGACACAGACAGCGACATACTCTTGTCAACTCACATGGTGACAGATATAGTAAAAACCACATGATTTACAACATACACTATCACAAAAGGCTGTTAGAGTGATAGGTGACACACACATGGGAAAGAGGGAGAAATAATTTGCGCATccaaggaagaacaagaagattaagggtaagggtaaaagacaagtgcaaaacGATGAGAGCATAGATAGTGCCtcaaagagcccaacttaccaaaAGTCTaatgacagcagctcaaagacaTATAGTGGTGACGATGACGGTCAAGGAGGCGGTGCTCCTCCACGCCCATCCTCTATCGCTGCTCccgtgcaattcactggtgagagtcagtttaCACATACCACATAGGATGAGGACCACAGTGCCCCATCCTCATCAAGGAATATCATATGAGATGGCCAtaatggaccacaagatagtgcgaGCTATTCCAGCAACTATGGCATAGAGAGTAGTTCTGCATCATATATGTACGACTATCCTTTCCTCGATGCTCAGTCAGAAACTCCTATTCAGTGagtctatgagtggcaagattCTGAGTTTTATGTCATATTGCAAGGACAgtggtcaaccacttctgtaTGAACAGGACAAAGTTGGGCAGAgtttaaggcagagttgctaCCTACACGACGGATAATGCTCATGTTCACCGAGGAATACAATACAACCGAATTTAATCGCCCCCCATTAGAAGCTGGTGGTACTGAATgtgatgataatttactttGTACAATTATTTTATCTACATACCATGGTattgtactaattttttttcatctcgtaGGTTGCATGTGGCATGTATACTATGCAAACTACATTTTAAACATCGACCATCACTTTGATAAGTATTGACGGATGACATTTTAAACATCGACCATCACTTTGATAAGTATTGACGGATGGCATGTGCTTATGTTTCTAGCTTTTGTATGGAcaattcaataaatttattaatttgaggtgcTACTTACGTAATGTATGCctatattcgatgaaacaattatatgttcgtgttcgtattgctattagtatctatttgttttcttaaaaatatccaaaatatagcaaagatCATGTCAAAATTTTCCCtcattttttacaatttttcccCTATGTATATATGCAAGGAGTACATAGTATgattaaacaaaatatatcaaatCTCGTGCCATATTTATTTCCCTgacttttttgttatttttaatgatttttttatttcccTTGAACTTCGTGGAAATTCAAATAATGCGTTCAGTAACCGCCAAAATTCGATCAGTTATCGTCAAAAAACGCTCGAATTTTGACTAGTTTGGTCATTATCAAAATCAGTCAATAAATCACAGAAACCGCTCGATTACCGGTCCAATTCGCTCGGTAACCAACAGTCCAATTCGGTCAGATTTTGACACCGATTTGTAAATTTGCCTAattaaatttatacaaattttcaCTAAATCTCGAGCGGTTATCATGATAAGCATAATTTTTCGGTAACTACACGATCTTAATTTTAGTTGGCCAAACGAATATCTAAACCTTAGAGGCGGCACACCGCAGGAAAGCAACAAGCTGAAACAACACGCCACCTCATGCCAAGGAGGGCGTTCATGTGATTGGCCCTAGCTATCCTCGCTAGGCCGGTGCCCGCCTGCCGTCCACATCCTCGTCTGCCGACCGCCACGGGCCACCGGCAAACCCAATCGGGCCAATCCCGATCGTCCCACTCCCACATCATCCCATGTGGGACAGGCAACTCCGGCGAAACGCACGATCCCGGTGCGCAGCAATCATGGTGCAAGGAATCAATCACAAAGTCCAGCATCCAAAACCCGATAGCGAACCTATCAAAAATAAACCCGATAGCGAAGCCTCAAAAAAGAAATGCAGCGCCGGCTGGATCCTGGCCATCCTACCACGGAGACACACCTGTATTCCATTATACAAGCCGTCAACACGCCATCACGACGCTGACATATGCCTTCACCTCCACCTGTCCGCCGTGACAAATCTCTACTGATAAACTGCCATCTACGTCGGAACCGGGGCACCCCATCACCTACGGACCTGGGACTCCCACACCAACAAAGTGGCAGAATTGACAAGCGTCGATAGCTTCAGCGACTCCCCGAACAAGCAGTGTGGATCGAGCAAGCACGTACaattacaacaaaaaaaaaaccggaAGAATGAATGAATCAGCATCTGCATCGGCAGCTAGCTCTTCAGCTCGCCTTCCTCGAGGTCGACCAGGGGGAGGCCGCTCACCCTGGCCTTCAGGGGCACGTCCTCGCCGTCCAGCATGTCGCTCTTGTTCCGCGGGATCGCGGTGGCCGCCTTCTTCTCGGACTCCACGGCCCAGCTGTAGACCACCATGCCCATCACGGCGAGCAGCATCCCGAGGATGTTCTTCACGGTGAGGGCCGAGTCGAACAGGATCCAGCCGAGGATCAGCACACACACGGTCTTCATGTGGCCCAGAACCTGGAACGAGGTCGCCGAGAACCGGCCGATGCAGAGGTACTGGCTCATGTTGCAGAAGACGGCCAGGGAGCATGAAAGCAGTATGAAGAACTACAAAATCATAATAAGGTAAGCTGTTAGATCACATAGCAATAGTTTCCACTTTCAAGGCAGCATGAAGAACTGCATATTGATTATTTCTAAAACAGAAAGTAGCATGAACAACAGCATTTATTAGCGGCAACTGCAAGGTAGTAACTGCTAACACTTTTTAGCATTTGAGAATAAAAAAATGCAGTAAAACTGAGAGAAAAAAAGACATACATTAGAAATCAAGCAATAAGCAATCCTCAGGAAGAATGTTAAACAATATAGGGAAAACCAAAAGAGAAACTGTTGTGGCAGTTCCATGATATAATTAATTATGTACTTATGTCATAAATGGGCCAATACAAATTTATTACAGGTGGGCTGCTGGCTGGGGTATGTTCACGCCAGtagaacagaaaaaaaaaacatagagcGAAGCGTATCGGTTAAAGAGCTGAGAATACTAGCATGAATTTAGAGTAGATGGTAAATAACCCAGAAAAAGTAGCCTTCATAAAGAAAGCATGCTTACTGAAAATTGTGTTACAGAAGTTATAACTTACAGTTGCCCCTCCTGAAAAATTGTAGTTCAACAATGATCGTCCATTAAGGTAGTAATCCACAAAGGGACCCAGAATAATAAGTGAAACTGCCTGTATTGGTGCGGTTTTGCTCAGCAGCTCAAATGACCCAATGTTGTACTTCTTCTGAAAGGAGCCAATTGTCTGGGAAGAAAGAACACATTGTCAACTCCGAGCATAATAGAACTTATTAAAGGAGCATAATAGACCTTATTATGGAAAATAAGGTCTTAATAAGGATTCTTTTTAACATTCAGATTAAAAATTTGCAACTCTTCTTCTACAACTTAGAGACGTTATAAAAAGTTCAGTAATAATCTTCCACAAACTTCAAAGTTCAGTAATAATCACTATGGCACCCAAAACTATCATTCTTCACATCCTAAACAGGAATGCACAACGAAAAAAGTCCAGCATCAAGAAGGTGAACAAGGAAAGAAGCTCACGATCTGTTGAAGCGAAGTGCAGAACACAGCCACGCAGGCGCAGATGAATCCCTTGGCATTGACCTCCACATCCGTGACCGTGCAAATCCCGACACCCGCCGCCACGACCACCACTGCCGATATGACCTTGGTGGTGTAGTGCTTGCTGTTCAGCACCCATTCCATGAAGCAGACCACCGGAATCATGCTCAATTTGGAGATCTACAAATTCGCACCTTCAGCCACACGAGCAACCTGGGCCAATGTCCAGCGTAGGCATGACAAAGCAAGCATGCTATACCTGGTAGAAGCCGACCGAGTTGAGCATGAGGCTGAGGTTCATCCCGGTGATGGAGGTGTTGGCGACGAGCGAGAACCAGACGAGCTCCCAGAGCGGGACGTGCTTAGAGACGGAGTAGCCGGTGGCATTGGAGATCCACCCGACGAGCGCCGTGACCGTGAAGTGGAACCCGGTCAGCGTGGTGGCTGTACACGTTCACAAggagaaaaacaaacaaacgcCTCATCAGATCCGCGAAATCCCCATGAGTCCATGACCAAAGCGGCGGCGGATTCAGATCTGCGTTCTGCGAGGAGGGGTaacgagaggaggaggaggcgcacgGTACCGAAGGCGAAGGCGTAGCCGGAAGATGACATGAGCTGCTTGTTGGCCATGATGATGCCGACGGAGCTGACGACGTTCATCGCCCAGGCGCCCACGTCGGACACCGCCGGCGGCTTCTTCTCCGGCTCCATCTCCCCCTCCCCACCACGCTTCGGCGCCCGTTCGGCTCGGTTCGCCTGGGTCTGCTCCCCTCGGTTGCCTCGCGCGGGAGGGGCCGTTCGGTTATAAAGGGCGGGGTCGTTGCCGCTTGGGCAAGGAAGGGAGGACGGGGAGGCAGGGTTTCGAATTGGGAGCTGCAGGAAACGTCAACGGGCACGGGGGCTGAATGGTGAAAAACTCGCTGGTtcgcccggggggggggggggggggagcggtgAGAGGTGCGGGCTGCCGGGGTAAGACGACGCCACGACCGGGGGAGgaggggcggcgacgacaggGCGGAGTAGTCCCTCGCCTCGGCTTGGATCTGGGGTCGCGCCGGATGACGCTTTTTCCCCTCCTTTTGCGCGTCGCGGCGCAGGATTTCCTCCAAAACGGCAGGTAGGCAGCTTGGCTTGTTCAAAGTACACGAGTACACGACCGGTTCCGTCTACTGTGGGGTAAAGTGAAGGCGAAAGCTCCTGTCCTGTCGCCAGGtatttcaatttggtttttttttcacGGCGAAAGAACAGAAATTCGTGACGTTTCATTAAAACTTCGGTCATTTTTTTGTCATACGTGTCaatgaaataaatttttaacgttagatatttttatttcactctgaaaatcacaaaattttgtcaaaattttgATCCCTACCTGTCACTCGCGGTAGAGACTGGGGAGCTCTTGTATTTCTCCCATCAGGTCGTGAGGCGCGCAGCGTACTCCTGCAGCGTACACTTGTATGGGTTGAAAATTTGTAAAACTGCCGCGTTACTGCTTGGAAGAGCAGAAGAGGCTCGTGGCTGCACAGTGAAGGAACCTTTCCTGTGATGGCAAGCAAGGCTTCGAGTTGGAGAACTCGAAACTTTTCTTGAGATGGCGGCCATCGTATGAAGCTGAAGGGCAGGGTCGCTTTGATAGTTTAGAACTGCATGCAGACCTCGAGATCCCCCACGCCCGTGTAAAGAGTAAAGTAGTATGTAGGCTTGAAGCATATCAATATCGATGCTGATGATGCTTAGAGACTCTACTCCGTTACCCAGGGTTAAGAGGCTACAAGGGGATATTTGCAGTTAGTTTAGTTGGGTTCTGCGTATGAGCACCGGCGATGATTGATCCCGTCACCCGATCAACCATGGAACTAATGGAGCGATTGGAGTGACAATTCAAACATCATTATCACCATCAAATTGAGAAAATCTCCGCGTCGGACAGCGAGCAATCTGACGAGCACCGGCGACGATTGAATTCCAGGCCCAGGTTACGCGTGCGTTTGTCCATGCTAAAACAGAGTTTCGATTCGATACGCCAAATTACCTCTCACTGGTGACTGATTGTTAGGCCACTGGACCGTTGAATCTGCAGGGCCGTTCCGGTCTCCGGGGTTCGGATCGAGCCTCGTCATCGCCGTGTGCCTTCTGACCGGATCTTTGGCGGCAGTTCATTTGACTTGGCAAATCACGCCATTCCAGCAAAGCTCACATAGATGGCGGTGAGGTTAAGGCGTACATGTCGAGGGCATGGATCACtgcttattaaaaaaaaacgtGGTAGTGCCATGCCCAAAGCTCTGTTGGTGACGTCAATCACAGCCGGAAGTTAACAATGGCCACTAAAAAAACTACTCCTCCTTTTGACCCATCCCCTTTTTAACATTAACCTGTCACTGGCCTTAATTACGAGCAGAAGTCGCTAACCGACGGTACTGCTGCGATCCGGCGTTGGGACTAGGCGTGGATGCAGCCGTGATTGGCGTCGATGCCGCCTCGAGGTGACGCAGAAGTTCCACGGCACCGACAGGCGTTGCCCCGGCCGGATTGGTTTAGCTGCCCGGCGAGGGGATGGACGGCGATCCAGGTCCCCCAGTCCCCACGAGGCCACGACCGTGAGGGAGAGCACCATGTTCCGGGCGGGGTGGGGCTGGGACACAAAGGTGGGCGCGGAGTGCAGACGAGCAGATTTGTCTCTCCCCGCCCCTAATCTTGGAAGGGCATGGGCGTGTCGACGGCGACAGGAGGTTGGCTCTGCTGCCGACCGCCGCTCCCCACGTCAAATTATTTGTAAGTACATTTTAGGATTTCAACATGATTTTTAGAgggaattttataaaaaatcaagacCTTTAAGAGGAACTAGGTGATTTTTCATTAAGAAAAAATAGGCAACCATTTAAGAAACTATGCGTTCCGTCGAGATTCTGTGCTCAAATGATTTGTACTCCGACGAGAGCGACAACGCTTCCCATACAAATTTTCCATGAAATTCTGTGGTTCCAGAAAAAGGCCATTCAACAGTTGCGAGGCATacatgtttgaaaattttggtcATGTGATGAAAGTGTTGATATATTAAAGAGATGGGGTCTCACGAATAACTGATACATTCGAAGTTGAGGcctaaaaaaaagaataactGATACATGTGAAGCCACGGCGGTAGCATAGTAGCACGACACCGGAAAGTTTGATAGTGAAGTTATTGGGTAATGACAACCGCTAAGGACGGACTAACAATAGAAGTGGACCATTAGCTCAGTAAGTAGTGCTAAAAACCAACTTAGAAGACAACAAGGACGTATCTATTGTAGTCTAGCCTGGCATCGATCAACTTTAACATAAAGTAGCACCAGTGACAAACTTTTTCAAATGTACCATTTGGTTTGGGCGAATCCAGGATAGTTCAGTTggttatgatttttattatGGAATATATCCACTGGATTGAGTTCTAAACTCAGCATGTTTGTtcgtatttttttaaatagtactTGCACACGAGGTGTGTTAAGTGGTTAAAGCGTGTTCTAGCGCTACGTGAGATTATGTCTTCAATATTATTTAGATGTGTACTAGGACGGACCCATATGAGTGTGAGTACAATATGCGTGTGTGACTTgaaatctcaaaaaaaaaaaaaattgggtcATTTTTTGAGTGAATTTAGAACTTGTTTGGTTAAGTTAagcttttttttcaaaagctgCTTCTGGCTTATGGCCTTCAGAAGCTGCTTCTAGCTGAAAGTTTTGGAGAAACTGATAGCCCGTTTAGTTACTCTATCTGACTGTTGAGCTAAATAGAATATGCAATATGTAATGACTCTGGCTATATAGAGTGAATGTATTTATTTCTATAAATTGTTTTAGTAAATATTATTAATATTTACTGATTGTATTAGTTGGTGATTTAAGTTTATtagaaatataattaattaagaAACATATAACTTAATTAATAGAAACATGTATGTCCCAAAATAGAATGCCATCATTTCCTCATCTGAAAACTGACTCCTGCAGAGTATTCAAGGCAACATGAATCATCCACAGTCATGTATAGGTCACAACAACAATCATACACTGCGACGGTTCTTAGCTCGGGTGGCTTAGGCTTTTGAGCATCACCGGTGAAGCCTGGGTTCGAGGTTGAGTTGGGGCGTGGTTGGCAACATCCCACCCGCCTATGTATGAATTTTAAGTGTACGCGGATGCCACACTGGGGTTGTGTgcgtatatatgtatgtatgtatgtaatttctcaaaaaaaataaacaacaatCACACACTTCACTTCATAGTATCGAAATGAGCATACAAGAAAATGTCTTTTGTTCGTTGTGTGAACTATAGCTCCAATGCTTGACCCTCATATTGTTTTTCTGACCGCCCTGTGCTACAGTGTGTGGCGTCATTTCCATGTTTGTCTGAACACACGTAGGCTGTGTTCTGATAATCAGATATGCTGAAATTCCATAGCGACCAGCCGGTGCTTTGATTCTCAAAGAATTCATCACCAGTTGACAATGTGCTCCCACTATGCGGCAAGGGATACCACGCCATGCTACTAATTTGAAGAAACGAGGCAGTGTTAGCATCACCCAAACTACATCTTTAGGGGAAAAAAGCATTTCTGAATTTCAATCAAAGCTATGATTCTAGATTTCTTCTAAGCACAGTTaccattttcaaatatttagcATCAAAAGTTCAGAATCTAACAggaaatttctaaaaatgtaaCCCCATTTAGGTGTTctttcagaaaagaaaaaagaaatgaactCAAAATCTAAGAGGCAAATCACATAATCTATCACAGCTTCCAAAGACAAGCACACCATGAACAATATACTGTAATTTAACAGAGCAAATCGAAAATCAGCACAATAAAGTCACTTGCAAAACGTGGAGATTAACAAGATTTGAACATCTGATGATTCTTGATTGGGGTTGGAACAATCAAAATTGAATCCAAGGTAATAACTACTTGACAACAAGTGAGGTGACTCAAGGTTTAGTCTCaggaattaaaaagaaaatccaGTGAAAAGCATAGGAGATAGGAACACCCAAATTAATAGAACTGCAAACCAAGTCGAAGGAGCTCACTCAACCTGCACAAGGG from Phragmites australis chromosome 14, lpPhrAust1.1, whole genome shotgun sequence includes these protein-coding regions:
- the LOC133890870 gene encoding UDP-rhamnose/UDP-galactose transporter 2-like, with translation MEPEKKPPAVSDVGAWAMNVVSSVGIIMANKQLMSSSGYAFAFATTLTGFHFTVTALVGWISNATGYSVSKHVPLWELVWFSLVANTSITGMNLSLMLNSVGFYQISKLSMIPVVCFMEWVLNSKHYTTKVISAVVVVAAGVGICTVTDVEVNAKGFICACVAVFCTSLQQITIGSFQKKYNIGSFELLSKTAPIQAVSLIILGPFVDYYLNGRSLLNYNFSGGATFFILLSCSLAVFCNMSQYLCIGRFSATSFQVLGHMKTVCVLILGWILFDSALTVKNILGMLLAVMGMVVYSWAVESEKKAATAIPRNKSDMLDGEDVPLKARVSGLPLVDLEEGELKS